The DNA segment TGTTAAGTAACCGGAAGTTTAAAGTAATTTCTCACTCCCCCTTGCTCCCTGCTCCCCTTCCCCCTGCTTCTTCAAAGAGGATTATTCCTCTGCGCCCTGAATTTTCAGTAACAAAGCACCTAAAGCCCAGCCTACGAAGATTAAACCGAAAGACAGTAGTGCTGCATTAAGAATTTCGCCGCCCATTGGTGTGATACTCCTTTACGAATGGTTGATGAGAAGTCAATCTTCAGGTTTCCCCTGAGATTTCCTGTTTTGGGACTGTTTCAAAAATGCTCACAAATGCTTACATTTTTTTCTTGCTTAAACCCAGAAGTGTAAGCATTTTAATTTTATGTCTACCAATTGCCTGATGTAGTTTCAGGTAAACTAGCGCTACCAAAAGCTCTACAAAAGCTACTGTTTAATTAGACCTGTGTAAATAATTCTAAACCAGTTTGATGATCAATCTCTAATTTTGGCTGATGGCAGTCGTTTAATTACCAGATTATTAAGTAATATTATGTATCAAAGCAATCAAGTTAAAACAGTAAATTTATCAAAAGTCAATCGCCCACGTTTGGCGCTGACCCTGGGAGATCCCGCTGGAATTGGTCCTGAAGTCATTTTAAAGGCTTTGGCAGATTCACCCATTAGTCAAAACTGCAACGTGACAGTGGTAGGTAGCAGAGGCTTACTGATGGAGGTTTATGAAAAGCTGGATTCCACAGTTTTAGCAAATCCAGACCAGTTAAAAGTTATGGATGTGCCATTAGATAGTGAAGTTGCCAACAATATTATTATAGGTAATGGTAATGCTGCTAGTGGTGCGGCGAGTTTTGCCTATATGGAATATGCGATCGCCTGCACGCTATCCGGTAAGTTTGATGGTATTGTCACAGGACCTATTGCTAAATCTGCTTGGAAGTTGGCAGGTTACAATTATCCAGGGCAAACGGAACTTTTAGCTGAAAAATCTGGTGTTGACCGTTTCGGAATGTTATTTGTGGCGCGATCGCCTTATACTGATTGGACACTCCGGACTTTACTTGCTACCACACATATTCCTCTTTGTCAAGTAGCCGATACATTAACACCGGAATTGTTAACGAGAAAATTAGATTTGTTGGTGGAGTGTTTAGCCGCAGACTTTGGTTTAAAAAATGGGAGAATTGCGATCGCAGGGTTAAATCCCCACAGTGGCGAACAGGGACAACTGGGAACAGAAGAACAAGATTGGTTAATTCCCTGGTTAGAACAAGAACGGCAAAAACGCCCTAATTTTCAGCTAGATGGACCCATACCGCCAGACACAATGTGGGTGAAACCGGGTCAAGCTTGGTATGGTAATTCTGCGCTTCAAAATCCTGCCGATGCGTATTTGGCACTGTATCACGACCAAGGCTTAATTCCGGTGAAGTTGATGGCTTTTGACCGCGCCGTTAACACTTCTATTGGTTTACCTTTTGTGCGGACTTCTCCAGATCATGGTACAGCATTTGATATTGCAGGTCAGGGAATTGCTGATGCTACGAGTATGAAAGCGGCTATAGAGTTAGCGACTGAGTTAGTTTGTCAAAGGCTGAGGGTTGGTAGTAAGCACCAGGCGACTGGAAGTCACAGCAGCTACACAGACTAAACCCGCCTACGCGGGTTAAAACTCTTGATTTGTCCTTAGTCCGCGCAGGCGAGACGACCTTTGTATAGCCGCGTTCGCGGAGCGTGCCGGAGGCTCTATTCTCATCGCCAGGGCTAGGTATGTTTCTACAGGGATTTACTGAACCGCAGAGGCGCAGAGTACACAGAGTCAAAACCCCTGTAGAGACGTTCCATGGAACGTCTCTACATTTAAATTCATACTTTGTTGGAGCAACGCCTAAATTTATTATGCAGCATCAAACTAATGATTAGTATTGATGAAACTCAATGCTGCTTTAATGTGAATAAACCATAAATATTACTAATGAGTAACTTGAGAAATTAACATTTTACTAATTAGAGTTTCTAGTTCAATATAAAAGTATATTGAAGTTTCTAGATTTTTGTAGGTGAAAATCAATGGTCATACTTACAGACAATACTCCAGCTATTAATGTCGGACGTTTGACTGTTCAAACGGTAGAAATTGCTCCTAAAACTACTGCTATTCGTTGTCTTGATTGGGATAGAGAGCGTTTTGATGTGGAATTTGTTTTACGAAACGGAACCACATATAACTCATTTTTAATTGCAGGTGAAAAAACTGCTTTAGTTGACACCTCACATCGCAAATTTGAGGAACTATATCTTGAGATAGTTGCAGGTTTAATTGATCCAAATAAGATAGATTATTTGATTATTAGCCACACGGAACCAGACCATAGTGGTTTAGTTAAGAATATTTTACAGTTAGCGCCTGAGATTACCGTTGTTGGTTCTAAGGTAGCCATTCAGTTTCTAGAAAATATGGTTCATCAGCCATTTAAATCGCTGCTGGTAAAAAGTGGAGAGCGTTTAGACTTAGGTAATGGTCACGACTTAGAATTTATATCTGCACCTAACTTACACTGGCCGGATACAATTTTAACTTATGATCACCAAACAGGTATTCTCTACACCTGCGATGTGTTTGGAATGCACTATTGTGATGACCATACTTATGATGAGAATTTCTCCATCATCGAAGATGATTTTAAATATTACTACGATTGTCTCATGGGACCGAATGCGCGGTCTGTTTTAGCAGCTTTAAAACGTATTTCTAACTTAGAAATCAAGACAGTTGCTACAGGTCACGGTCCCTTATTACAATATCATATTCCCCAATGGTTAAACAAGTATTTAACCTGGAGTTTAGAGCAAGCTAAAACAGAGATATTAGTTGCTTTGTTTTATGCTGAAGATTACGGCTATAGTGAACATTTAGCCTATAGTTTAGGGAATGGATGTACTAAAACAGGTGTGGCTGTAGAATTTATAGACATCAATAGTGCTGAACCACAAGAAGTTAGAGAATTAGTATCTCAAGCTTCTGGTATAATGATTGCCATGCCATCCCAATATTCAGTTACGGCTCAAGCTGCTTTAAAT comes from the Nodularia sp. NIES-3585 genome and includes:
- the pdxA gene encoding 4-hydroxythreonine-4-phosphate dehydrogenase PdxA; protein product: MYQSNQVKTVNLSKVNRPRLALTLGDPAGIGPEVILKALADSPISQNCNVTVVGSRGLLMEVYEKLDSTVLANPDQLKVMDVPLDSEVANNIIIGNGNAASGAASFAYMEYAIACTLSGKFDGIVTGPIAKSAWKLAGYNYPGQTELLAEKSGVDRFGMLFVARSPYTDWTLRTLLATTHIPLCQVADTLTPELLTRKLDLLVECLAADFGLKNGRIAIAGLNPHSGEQGQLGTEEQDWLIPWLEQERQKRPNFQLDGPIPPDTMWVKPGQAWYGNSALQNPADAYLALYHDQGLIPVKLMAFDRAVNTSIGLPFVRTSPDHGTAFDIAGQGIADATSMKAAIELATELVCQRLRVGSKHQATGSHSSYTD
- a CDS encoding diflavin flavoprotein; this translates as MVILTDNTPAINVGRLTVQTVEIAPKTTAIRCLDWDRERFDVEFVLRNGTTYNSFLIAGEKTALVDTSHRKFEELYLEIVAGLIDPNKIDYLIISHTEPDHSGLVKNILQLAPEITVVGSKVAIQFLENMVHQPFKSLLVKSGERLDLGNGHDLEFISAPNLHWPDTILTYDHQTGILYTCDVFGMHYCDDHTYDENFSIIEDDFKYYYDCLMGPNARSVLAALKRISNLEIKTVATGHGPLLQYHIPQWLNKYLTWSLEQAKTEILVALFYAEDYGYSEHLAYSLGNGCTKTGVAVEFIDINSAEPQEVRELVSQASGIMIAMPSQYSVTAQAALNTILAAVHQKQTIGLLESGGGEDEPVYPLRNKFQELGLIEAFPPILIKETPTESTEQLCEEAGTDMGQWLTRDRTIKKTKSINTDLEKALGRISTGLYIITTKKGEIQSAMLASWVIQASLNPLGVAVAVSKERAIESLMQRGDRFVLNVLGEDNYQGLIKHFLKRFAPGADRFEGVKTYPAINGSPILVDALAYMECEITSRMDCGDHWVIYSTVKIGRVADVNALTTVHHRKIGNHY
- a CDS encoding PetM family cytochrome b6-f complex subunit 7, whose protein sequence is MGGEILNAALLSFGLIFVGWALGALLLKIQGAEE